A part of Paenibacillus donghaensis genomic DNA contains:
- a CDS encoding DUF3991 and TOPRIM domain-containing protein, protein MKQYSLFKSKITQANNTNLIEFAKSNGYILENGGRRALHAKQSGGLYFFKDSNKYYHFSTDTRGGPIDFVMQFWNLNFKEAVVLLLDSETPQHIPSPSPTHKDNSQLSLPDKAPNYRRVIWYLVHVRGIDAEIISSLMHERKLYQQDKTGNCVFVAYDQEGIAKYCSMRGSTPERPFKQDREYSDKSYPFRIPGNANSQRVYVCESPIDAMSHATLTKLNGIDWRADHRISLGCLSDSALERFLSQYSIQEIIFCLDNDHNATFRDGSPAPNWGQEAAFKFAHKYEQLGYQTSIQTSHNKDFNVDLVTMRQAITEVKPSINEEDCDNEL, encoded by the coding sequence ATGAAACAATATTCTCTTTTTAAATCAAAAATCACCCAAGCCAACAACACCAACCTAATCGAATTCGCCAAGTCCAATGGCTACATCCTTGAAAATGGTGGCCGCCGCGCGCTTCATGCGAAGCAAAGTGGCGGTCTTTACTTTTTCAAGGACAGCAATAAATATTATCATTTCTCCACAGACACCCGCGGCGGTCCCATCGACTTTGTGATGCAATTCTGGAATTTGAATTTTAAGGAGGCCGTTGTCTTACTCTTGGATAGCGAAACACCGCAACATATTCCCTCTCCTTCCCCTACTCATAAAGATAACAGCCAACTTTCGCTTCCAGATAAGGCCCCAAATTACAGGCGAGTAATCTGGTATCTTGTCCATGTTCGAGGTATTGATGCTGAGATCATCTCCAGCCTCATGCACGAGAGAAAGCTTTACCAACAAGACAAAACAGGAAACTGTGTTTTTGTTGCCTACGATCAAGAAGGCATCGCTAAGTATTGTTCTATGCGTGGCAGTACACCTGAGCGCCCATTTAAGCAAGACAGAGAGTACTCAGATAAAAGCTACCCCTTTCGTATACCAGGCAACGCCAACAGTCAGCGAGTCTATGTATGTGAAAGCCCCATTGACGCAATGAGCCACGCCACGCTCACGAAGTTAAATGGAATAGATTGGAGAGCAGATCACCGCATATCTCTCGGCTGCTTATCAGATAGCGCACTCGAACGCTTTCTCTCTCAATACAGCATCCAAGAAATCATCTTCTGTTTGGACAACGACCATAACGCCACCTTTCGAGACGGCAGCCCAGCTCCCAATTGGGGACAAGAGGCTGCCTTTAAATTTGCTCATAAGTATGAGCAGTTAGGATATCAGACCAGTATCCAGACGTCGCATAATAAGGATTTCAATGTAGATTTGGTTACTATGCGCCAGGCCATAACCGAAGTGAAACCATCTATTAATGAGGAGGATTGTGACAATGAGCTATAG
- a CDS encoding ATP-dependent nuclease gives MQISKLYLKNFRSFGYEGTTITFNKISGFVGENSSGKTALINGLVKLFGVSSHDRTIEKSDFHISVHTTIESIKEHWLSIEARIDFPELVDSSLDSQSENSLPPFFNQLVVRSTGEAPYLRVRLTAKWTVGNTPEGEIEQKLHFVTVAEGIDESDEDLIPVTPHQRSAIQVIYVPAVREPSMQLKNASGTILWRILNNISWPDDIDNTIKTKMEPVNELFDGIDGVAQIRSVIGDEWKKYHKDVRYQDAKLHFNSSTLASILKKIEVSFSPTHDLGEYSVDKLGDGLRSLFYLSLVSSLLEAEVKITGKSNASLTLLAVEEPENHISPHLLGRVMENLKDISKKENAQVVLTSHSASIIKRVDPEDLAHLRIDKTSFTTIVKKIVLPSKTSEAYTYIKEAVRAFPELYFSRLVILGEGDSEEIVIPRILEINEIYPDDYGISIVPLGGRHVNHMWKLLNELDIPHITLLDLDRERGGGGWSRIKYAINQLLLNGRDREDLLKVFYPEDNNEWREQILTDAEIEGFDGYSMEPDWLKSMNDLWISRLMEDKYNVFYSAPLDLDFLMLETFPEPYKKTVPRGPSIPSRTDNPEDYSKKIKGGIIAALKNEKATGYTYTEKQHELMVWYNTLFLGRSKPSTHIEALLKIDNDDLQIFMPGVFTKLVERVKELLERNV, from the coding sequence TTGCAAATATCTAAGTTGTATTTAAAAAATTTTAGGAGTTTTGGCTATGAAGGAACAACAATAACCTTTAATAAAATATCTGGCTTTGTAGGAGAAAATTCTTCAGGTAAAACTGCATTAATAAATGGCTTAGTAAAGCTTTTTGGAGTTTCCTCACATGATCGGACGATAGAAAAATCGGATTTCCATATTTCAGTTCATACTACAATCGAATCAATAAAGGAACACTGGTTATCAATTGAGGCTAGAATAGATTTTCCTGAATTAGTAGATAGCTCATTAGATAGTCAAAGTGAAAATAGTTTACCACCATTTTTTAATCAACTCGTTGTACGTTCAACGGGAGAGGCACCTTATCTACGTGTGAGATTAACAGCTAAATGGACCGTCGGCAATACACCAGAAGGAGAAATTGAACAAAAGCTGCACTTCGTTACTGTAGCGGAAGGAATAGATGAATCTGATGAAGATCTTATACCTGTTACTCCACATCAACGTTCAGCAATACAGGTTATCTACGTACCAGCAGTAAGGGAACCATCTATGCAACTTAAAAATGCTTCGGGTACAATTCTTTGGAGAATCTTAAACAACATTTCTTGGCCAGACGATATTGACAATACCATAAAGACAAAAATGGAACCTGTTAATGAATTATTCGATGGGATAGATGGGGTTGCTCAAATCAGAAGTGTTATCGGAGATGAATGGAAGAAATACCACAAGGACGTTCGATATCAAGATGCAAAATTACACTTCAATAGCTCAACATTAGCTTCTATATTAAAAAAGATTGAGGTGTCATTTTCTCCAACTCACGATTTGGGTGAATACAGTGTCGATAAATTAGGGGATGGACTTAGGTCTCTGTTCTATTTATCTTTGGTTTCATCATTGTTGGAAGCCGAGGTGAAAATCACTGGAAAGTCGAATGCCTCTCTGACTCTTCTTGCTGTTGAAGAACCAGAGAATCATATCTCTCCACACTTACTCGGTAGAGTTATGGAAAATTTAAAGGATATTTCAAAAAAGGAAAATGCACAAGTTGTATTAACCTCACATAGTGCTTCAATAATCAAGCGAGTTGATCCAGAAGATTTAGCTCACCTGAGAATTGATAAAACTAGCTTCACGACTATTGTGAAGAAGATTGTCCTACCTAGTAAAACATCAGAAGCATACACTTATATTAAAGAAGCCGTGAGAGCCTTTCCTGAATTATATTTTTCGAGATTAGTTATTTTAGGCGAAGGTGATTCGGAAGAAATTGTTATACCGAGAATATTGGAGATAAACGAAATATATCCTGATGATTATGGAATATCGATAGTACCACTGGGAGGAAGACATGTTAATCACATGTGGAAACTGCTCAATGAATTAGATATTCCCCATATAACATTATTGGACTTGGATCGTGAGCGGGGGGGCGGTGGTTGGAGCAGAATTAAATATGCCATCAATCAGCTATTGTTAAATGGGCGAGATCGTGAAGATTTATTAAAAGTATTTTATCCAGAAGATAATAACGAATGGAGAGAACAGATTCTTACTGATGCTGAAATTGAAGGCTTTGACGGATATTCTATGGAACCTGATTGGTTAAAATCAATGAATGATTTATGGATATCAAGATTAATGGAAGATAAGTACAATGTGTTCTATTCAGCACCGCTTGATTTGGACTTTCTTATGCTGGAAACATTCCCGGAGCCCTATAAAAAAACAGTGCCTAGAGGCCCGAGTATCCCCAGTCGGACTGATAATCCCGAGGATTACAGCAAGAAAATAAAAGGTGGCATTATTGCAGCATTAAAAAATGAAAAAGCAACGGGCTACACTTATACAGAAAAACAGCATGAACTTATGGTTTGGTATAACACGTTATTTCTTGGGAGAAGTAAGCCAAGCACTCATATTGAAGCCTTATTGAAAATAGATAATGATGATTTGCAGATATTTATGCCTGGAGTTTTTACCAAGCTTGTTGAGAGAGTAAAGGAATTGCTTGAAAGGAATGTATAA
- a CDS encoding nucleoid-associated protein: MLKVEKLQVHSAIIHRLDNQKENSTGLDLSDLSLQMDDELKTLLETHTKSGFEDGRIRYANFLDKDINQVLSECYKVLDDPEYLFVDGSKILARLLFSAMTNKSISAADIAICLANCNDVEYLCLLKLDYKDNYISESTDTPEGRYIGIKKLGSGWPQLGTKLQKAAFIKRTNDEYELIILDRQKNKTDKSDISLFFQKSFLNVELIDDSKLNTNGFIKGVKEFVKTSSITPEKKRSIVDNAINLVVNTENINLRQFAESQFSEDLPEEERKLFMDSLITEFERNGVRRLEFVKSQDVAQVYAKKRRITLDGIKLEIDPAIYADPDKFIFTPRFNASGEEVADITIKGLKINKMD, from the coding sequence ATGCTAAAGGTTGAAAAGCTACAGGTACATTCCGCCATAATCCATCGTCTTGATAACCAAAAGGAGAATAGCACTGGACTCGATTTATCTGACCTTTCTTTGCAGATGGATGATGAATTAAAAACACTGTTAGAAACCCATACTAAAAGTGGATTTGAAGACGGGAGAATACGTTACGCAAACTTCTTGGACAAAGATATTAACCAAGTATTATCTGAATGCTACAAAGTACTTGATGACCCTGAATATTTGTTTGTCGATGGTTCAAAAATATTAGCTAGGCTACTATTTTCAGCTATGACTAATAAGTCCATATCCGCTGCTGATATTGCTATTTGTTTGGCTAATTGCAACGACGTTGAGTATCTCTGTTTACTGAAATTGGACTACAAGGATAACTACATCTCTGAATCAACAGATACTCCAGAAGGAAGGTATATTGGTATAAAAAAACTAGGAAGTGGCTGGCCACAATTGGGGACAAAGCTCCAAAAGGCGGCCTTTATTAAGCGAACAAATGATGAGTATGAATTGATTATTTTAGATAGACAGAAAAACAAGACAGACAAAAGTGATATATCTTTATTCTTCCAAAAAAGCTTTCTTAATGTTGAACTTATTGATGATTCTAAACTAAACACAAATGGTTTTATCAAAGGTGTAAAAGAATTTGTTAAAACATCTTCGATAACTCCCGAAAAAAAACGCTCTATTGTTGATAATGCAATCAATCTGGTAGTAAACACTGAAAATATAAACCTTAGACAATTTGCCGAATCACAATTTAGTGAAGACCTGCCAGAAGAAGAGCGGAAATTATTTATGGACTCACTTATTACGGAGTTCGAACGAAATGGTGTCAGACGTTTAGAGTTTGTCAAATCGCAAGATGTAGCTCAAGTATACGCAAAAAAAAGAAGAATAACACTTGATGGAATAAAGCTTGAAATTGATCCTGCAATCTATGCAGATCCAGACAAATTTATATTCACACCCCGCTTCAACGCATCTGGTGAAGAAGTAGCAGACATTACGATTAAAGGACTGAAAATAAATAAAATGGACTGA
- the mobP3 gene encoding MobP3 family relaxase yields MSALIYKQRFFHPNKPKTAVSNYCHIGYIATRPGAVRHDAKNHGLFGKLKPGEMQIFDSWQEVARTARDISQQGKNMYRGIISFRKETAMELGLSNFTAWQQYIEQHIATLAAQNQIKTENLCWAAAFHNEIDHPHLHVVFWDKKQDIMKNYTSPQVPNRIRKQLIKDTFAYKIKQFIAMRDQAKSGVSEITDQLVAEFENYLKQLNPKAFRAFQQRFEIDDEDSLLLFPKHHLVEPSSVKKKLAEQLFQLRQQMPKSGRLAYKLLPPESKTLLDKFVQNLLQENRYLAQMVEDYVEAKMNLAMLYDSNPDHLNRQRAKYQAEAEKRIANRILSTVRTIIQLEKDASYNIKQANWQFAMTEQLVLELLNLMEGLVMNAQMDYDDKSKLMGGDLSKQAKKEWLLRNKDKGFDR; encoded by the coding sequence ATGTCGGCTCTGATCTATAAGCAGCGTTTCTTCCACCCCAATAAGCCTAAAACCGCAGTCAGCAATTACTGTCATATTGGTTATATCGCCACCCGCCCTGGTGCAGTTCGGCATGATGCGAAGAACCACGGTCTGTTCGGAAAACTAAAGCCGGGCGAGATGCAGATATTTGATTCCTGGCAGGAAGTGGCGCGAACTGCCCGAGATATTTCGCAGCAGGGCAAAAACATGTACCGTGGCATTATCTCATTCCGCAAAGAAACTGCAATGGAGCTGGGACTATCAAACTTCACAGCATGGCAGCAGTATATCGAGCAGCACATTGCCACACTTGCAGCCCAAAACCAGATTAAAACAGAGAACCTTTGTTGGGCTGCCGCCTTTCATAACGAAATAGATCATCCTCATCTTCATGTAGTGTTCTGGGATAAGAAACAAGATATCATGAAGAACTACACTTCCCCCCAAGTCCCCAATCGTATTCGCAAACAGCTGATTAAAGACACGTTCGCTTATAAAATCAAACAGTTTATTGCCATGCGGGATCAGGCCAAATCTGGAGTATCCGAGATTACCGATCAATTGGTAGCAGAATTTGAGAACTATCTAAAGCAGTTGAACCCAAAAGCATTTCGAGCATTCCAGCAGCGGTTCGAAATTGATGATGAAGACTCTCTTCTCCTCTTTCCTAAACATCATTTGGTGGAGCCCTCTTCTGTCAAGAAGAAGTTGGCTGAACAGCTTTTTCAATTGCGTCAACAAATGCCGAAATCCGGACGACTAGCGTACAAGCTGTTGCCTCCTGAATCAAAAACACTGCTGGATAAATTTGTACAAAACTTGTTACAAGAGAATCGCTATCTGGCACAGATGGTAGAAGATTACGTTGAGGCCAAAATGAACTTGGCAATGCTTTATGATTCTAATCCAGATCATTTGAACCGCCAGCGTGCAAAGTATCAGGCTGAAGCAGAGAAACGTATAGCCAACCGCATACTCTCCACGGTTCGCACCATCATCCAGCTAGAGAAGGATGCCAGCTATAATATCAAACAAGCTAATTGGCAGTTTGCCATGACAGAGCAATTAGTGCTTGAGCTGCTTAACCTGATGGAAGGCTTGGTGATGAATGCCCAAATGGATTACGACGACAAAAGCAAGCTAATGGGAGGTGACTTATCGAAGCAGGCTAAGAAAGAATGGCTTCTACGGAATAAGGATAAAGGATTCGATAGGTAA
- a CDS encoding UvrD-helicase domain-containing protein, with translation MSYISPENWSPADGFTLEPAAEIAVKAEMNNLILAGPGAGKTELLAQRACYLLQTNLCPSPQKILAISFKTDAAENLKKRVELRCGKELASRFESRTFDSFAKQLLDRFRLGIPEAYRPGKDYNIAFSQREIQDIVTGYIKERHPNRPNWQYEINFNILFRRLSEDRLPVFENGEDIYSWILVRIWDILVHGREGLSSTLTFPMISKLADYLLQHNLLIKKALQMTYSHVFLDEFQDTTYLQYELVKTAFLGTSSILTSVGDDKQRIMGWAGALSDSFEQFKCDFNAGQIELTQNHRSAPRLIEIQNVLAKIINENSTDARVSSSHSEQEGKCEVWNFQTHIDEAIFVASNIVKRIQHGDITPRDICILVKQQEQIYARAVIEELGRQGIHARIEKEYQDLLAEECVQLIIDFFKLATMEKTHESWLRVSELLTYVHGYDLELDHKKILGIELELNKHISQVKSDLNELSTDLELCEQRIGEIVEGIFSFIGIEKLFRLYPKYSKGSYFNKLIKDTVKKLANAYEKYLDWSNSIADILGLFSVPIMTIHKSKGLEYDTVIFLGLEDDAFWTFRTQRLADMCTFFVALSRAKTQCFFTFSNSRETLRYGDIQVRTQSSVNISSLYQLLKDANVDVREITDINDI, from the coding sequence ATGTCATATATTAGTCCGGAAAACTGGAGTCCAGCAGATGGATTTACATTAGAACCGGCTGCAGAAATAGCAGTTAAAGCTGAGATGAATAATCTTATTTTAGCTGGTCCAGGTGCGGGGAAAACGGAGTTGCTTGCTCAACGCGCATGTTATCTGCTGCAAACAAATTTATGTCCATCACCTCAAAAAATATTGGCGATTAGTTTTAAAACAGACGCAGCAGAAAACTTAAAAAAAAGGGTAGAGTTAAGGTGTGGTAAGGAACTGGCGTCGAGATTCGAATCAAGAACATTTGATTCATTTGCTAAACAACTACTAGACCGCTTTAGATTAGGAATCCCAGAAGCCTATCGACCAGGGAAAGATTACAACATAGCATTTTCCCAAAGAGAAATACAAGATATAGTCACTGGCTACATAAAAGAGCGACATCCCAATCGTCCTAATTGGCAATACGAGATTAATTTTAATATTTTATTTAGACGCTTGTCTGAGGATAGATTGCCTGTTTTTGAAAATGGGGAAGACATCTATAGTTGGATTTTAGTGAGAATCTGGGATATTCTAGTTCATGGAAGAGAAGGACTTTCCAGCACATTAACCTTTCCCATGATTTCAAAACTTGCCGATTATTTATTACAACATAATCTTTTAATTAAAAAGGCGCTTCAGATGACTTATAGTCATGTTTTTCTAGATGAATTCCAAGATACGACTTATCTCCAATATGAGTTAGTTAAGACGGCTTTTTTAGGAACTTCTTCAATACTGACAAGTGTAGGGGATGATAAACAGCGAATTATGGGATGGGCTGGGGCACTTTCGGATTCATTTGAACAGTTCAAATGTGACTTTAATGCAGGTCAAATTGAATTGACCCAAAACCACAGGTCTGCACCAAGACTTATCGAAATTCAGAATGTTTTGGCGAAAATAATAAATGAAAATTCGACTGATGCTAGAGTTTCAAGCTCACACAGTGAGCAAGAAGGGAAATGTGAAGTTTGGAATTTTCAGACTCATATAGATGAAGCAATTTTTGTAGCTTCAAATATCGTGAAAAGAATCCAGCATGGGGATATAACTCCTCGAGACATTTGTATACTTGTAAAGCAACAAGAACAAATATATGCAAGAGCAGTAATTGAAGAACTTGGACGACAAGGCATTCACGCTAGAATTGAAAAGGAATACCAAGATTTGCTTGCGGAAGAATGTGTGCAACTAATCATTGATTTTTTTAAACTGGCTACAATGGAAAAAACTCATGAGTCGTGGTTAAGGGTATCAGAATTGTTAACTTATGTGCATGGGTATGATCTAGAATTAGACCATAAAAAAATACTAGGTATAGAATTAGAACTTAATAAACATATTTCACAAGTAAAAAGTGATTTAAATGAATTATCTACCGATCTGGAACTTTGTGAGCAAAGAATTGGTGAAATTGTTGAGGGGATTTTTTCTTTTATAGGAATTGAAAAGCTATTTCGATTATATCCCAAATACTCAAAAGGATCATATTTTAATAAATTAATTAAAGATACTGTCAAGAAATTAGCTAATGCATATGAAAAATATTTAGATTGGAGCAATTCCATAGCTGATATTCTAGGACTTTTTAGTGTACCTATTATGACAATTCATAAGAGTAAAGGTTTGGAATATGACACAGTTATATTCTTAGGGTTAGAAGATGATGCTTTTTGGACTTTTAGAACACAGAGACTTGCTGATATGTGTACCTTTTTTGTTGCATTATCGAGAGCGAAGACACAATGCTTCTTTACATTTAGTAACTCAAGAGAAACATTACGTTATGGGGATATTCAAGTGAGGACTCAATCCAGTGTGAACATTTCATCGTTATACCAATTATTGAAAGATGCAAATGTTGATGTTAGAGAAATTACAGATATTAATGATATTTAA